In Persicimonas caeni, a single window of DNA contains:
- a CDS encoding NUDIX domain-containing protein, which yields MTDNTPTFGRKRDDRDYTVRPGAYALIIHEAKVLIVEENSGWFLPGGGLEDGESPVDALHREMLEETGYRIDAPSKLTLVRQLTISRSDGTAYDKHCHIFTALLAERPQHGHCELRWVSVDEAVDKLAHECFRWVVEQYRDLAEAA from the coding sequence ATGACTGACAACACACCCACATTCGGTCGCAAACGCGACGACCGCGACTACACGGTACGCCCCGGCGCCTACGCCCTCATCATCCACGAGGCCAAGGTGCTCATCGTCGAGGAGAACAGCGGCTGGTTCCTGCCCGGCGGCGGCCTCGAGGACGGAGAGTCGCCCGTCGACGCCCTGCACCGCGAGATGCTCGAGGAGACGGGCTACCGCATCGACGCGCCCTCGAAGCTGACGTTGGTCCGCCAACTCACCATCAGCCGGTCTGACGGAACCGCCTACGACAAGCACTGCCACATCTTCACCGCCCTGCTCGCCGAGCGCCCCCAGCACGGCCACTGCGAGCTTCGCTGGGTGAGCGTCGACGAGGCCGTCGACAAGCTGGCCCACGAGTGTTTTCGCTGGGTGGTCGAGCAGTACCGCGACCTGGCCGAAGCCGCCTGA
- a CDS encoding NAD(P)/FAD-dependent oxidoreductase, translating into MSEPTHPTDSDKPRPTVAILGAGIAGLTCARELHEAGLRVDVFDKSRGTGGRVSTRRTDTNLQFDHGAQYFTVKGRALRRHVDFWVQDRVADEWTPKLAVIDAKGVRSKRSTEKRYVGRPSMSALTRHLARGLDVHYNARACALQRHEEGWTLEFEETSNDTLYDIVVSTLPAPQAAELFADVASSMAARAARVDFAPTWALMVDFEAPLPVDFDAAFVNDGPLSWIAREGSKPGRPRSNAWVVHAGADWSREFLELPAELAQEKLLGEFERTLERKVGVHADLLPPASYARAHRWRYARATPALDLGCLVDANRGLIFAGDWLNGSRVEGAFESGLQAAQWILSR; encoded by the coding sequence TTGAGCGAACCGACCCACCCGACAGATTCAGACAAACCCCGACCGACGGTCGCCATCCTCGGCGCCGGCATCGCCGGGTTGACCTGCGCGCGTGAGCTCCACGAGGCGGGCCTGCGCGTCGACGTCTTCGACAAGAGCCGGGGCACCGGCGGGCGCGTGTCGACTCGGCGCACCGATACGAACCTGCAATTCGACCACGGCGCGCAGTACTTCACCGTCAAAGGCCGCGCACTGCGCCGCCACGTCGACTTCTGGGTCCAAGACCGCGTCGCCGACGAGTGGACCCCAAAGCTCGCCGTCATCGACGCCAAGGGCGTGCGCAGCAAGCGGTCGACCGAAAAGCGCTATGTCGGCCGGCCGTCGATGAGCGCGCTCACCCGCCACCTGGCGCGCGGGCTCGACGTCCACTACAACGCCCGCGCCTGCGCCCTGCAGCGCCACGAGGAGGGTTGGACGTTGGAGTTCGAGGAGACCTCGAACGACACCCTGTACGACATCGTCGTGTCGACTCTGCCCGCCCCCCAGGCCGCCGAACTCTTCGCCGACGTCGCCTCGTCGATGGCCGCCCGCGCCGCGCGGGTCGACTTCGCGCCGACCTGGGCGCTGATGGTCGACTTCGAAGCCCCCCTGCCGGTCGACTTCGACGCCGCGTTCGTCAACGACGGCCCGTTGAGCTGGATCGCCCGAGAGGGCTCGAAGCCCGGCCGCCCGCGCAGCAACGCCTGGGTGGTGCACGCCGGCGCCGACTGGTCGCGCGAGTTCCTCGAGCTCCCCGCCGAACTGGCCCAGGAGAAACTCTTGGGCGAATTCGAACGCACCCTCGAGCGCAAGGTCGGCGTGCACGCGGATCTGCTGCCACCAGCGAGCTACGCCCGCGCCCACCGCTGGCGCTACGCCCGCGCCACGCCCGCCCTCGACCTGGGGTGTCTGGTCGACGCCAACCGCGGGCTCATCTTTGCAGGTGACTGGCTCAACGGCTCCCGCGTCGAGGGCGCCTTCGAAAGTGGCCTCCAAGCAGCCCAATGGATCTTGTCGCGATGA